Proteins encoded within one genomic window of Candidatus Bathyarchaeum sp.:
- a CDS encoding cytidine/deoxycytidylate deaminase family protein, which produces MDCSRPNWDRYFLDLCEAVSKRATCDRGKAGCVIVKDRRIMTTGYVGAPAGLPHCDDAGHDMRRMLNENGTVSQHCVRTLHAEQNAIIQAAKFGIALDGSTLYCKMTPCRTCAMMIINSGIKRVVCEKRYHADKDTIELFKLAGVELVVMNNEFTEYDRQ; this is translated from the coding sequence ATGGATTGTAGTCGACCTAACTGGGACAGATACTTTTTAGATTTATGCGAAGCTGTATCTAAGCGTGCCACCTGCGATCGTGGAAAAGCAGGATGCGTCATAGTAAAAGACCGACGAATAATGACCACCGGATATGTTGGAGCCCCTGCTGGGTTGCCGCACTGTGACGATGCGGGACATGATATGCGCAGGATGTTAAACGAAAACGGAACTGTTTCCCAGCATTGTGTTCGAACACTGCATGCAGAACAAAACGCAATAATCCAAGCAGCAAAGTTCGGTATTGCTTTGGATGGTTCCACTTTATATTGTAAAATGACTCCGTGTCGAACCTGTGCCATGATGATTATTAATTCAGGAATCAAACGCGTAGTTTGTGAAAAACGCTACCACGCAGACAAAGACACAATCGAGTTATTCAAGCTAGCAGGCGTCGAATTAGTAGTCATGAACAACGAGTTTACAGAATACGACAGACAATAG
- a CDS encoding formate--phosphoribosylaminoimidazolecarboxamide ligase, whose protein sequence is MPKTQIDATLADYDPKNITIGTIGSHSALNIFKGAKEEGFKTVCVCKKENEIVYKRFPLADQIILIDDYSEFLDGSVQQKLKDENTILIPHGSFNAYVGTDQMLDKLEVPLFGNRELLYWETDRDKQREWLLRSGLRLPKTFDDPEDIDTLVIAKFPGAKGGKGYFIVESPEAFHKKSQDMVKRGHLTQEELDSIHFQEYIIGVNAYPLYFYSPLTEEVELLGMDRRYETTVDSIGKIPAQEQLEINVNPTYTVVGNFPIVARESLLPEILTMAENVVKVSKEIASPGLIGPYCLETVITDDLKIYTFEISARIVAGSNVGVGTSPYAYLKYGEGMYMGRRIAREIKNAIAQNELENVVY, encoded by the coding sequence ATTCCCAAAACTCAAATTGACGCCACACTGGCAGATTACGACCCCAAAAACATAACCATCGGAACTATTGGTTCTCATTCTGCCCTTAACATTTTCAAAGGCGCAAAGGAAGAGGGCTTTAAGACTGTTTGTGTCTGCAAAAAAGAGAACGAAATCGTATACAAGCGTTTTCCGTTGGCTGATCAGATTATTTTGATTGATGATTACAGTGAGTTTTTGGATGGTTCAGTTCAGCAAAAACTCAAAGATGAAAACACTATTTTGATTCCTCACGGCTCTTTCAACGCTTATGTTGGAACTGACCAGATGTTAGACAAACTAGAGGTGCCCTTGTTTGGTAACCGGGAACTTTTGTACTGGGAAACTGACCGAGATAAACAACGAGAATGGCTTTTGAGATCTGGTTTGCGTTTACCTAAGACTTTTGATGACCCCGAAGACATAGACACCCTAGTTATCGCCAAGTTTCCCGGCGCAAAAGGTGGAAAAGGTTATTTTATCGTTGAATCTCCCGAAGCTTTTCACAAAAAATCCCAAGACATGGTCAAACGTGGGCACTTAACCCAAGAAGAGCTAGACAGTATTCATTTCCAAGAATACATCATTGGAGTAAATGCGTATCCTTTGTATTTCTATTCCCCCTTAACTGAAGAAGTTGAACTGCTAGGAATGGACCGACGCTACGAAACAACTGTTGATAGTATTGGAAAAATTCCTGCCCAAGAACAACTGGAAATTAACGTGAATCCTACTTATACCGTAGTTGGGAACTTTCCGATAGTTGCTAGGGAATCGCTTTTGCCTGAAATTTTGACCATGGCAGAAAATGTAGTTAAGGTGTCAAAGGAAATTGCTTCTCCCGGTCTTATTGGGCCATACTGTTTGGAAACTGTAATCACTGATGACCTGAAAATTTACACTTTTGAAATTTCTGCAAGAATCGTAGCTGGAAGCAATGTGGGTGTGGGAACTTCTCCGTATGCCTATTTGAAGTATGGGGAAGGAATGTATATGGGCAGAAGAATTGCCCGAGAAATAAAAAATGCGATTGCACAAAATGAACTAGAAAACGTGGTTTACTGA